ctgtttctccttcttcctctgcccctccccctgcttgtgtgctctttcactctgtcaaataaataaaaatcttgaaaaaaaattttttttaaaagagtggtAGTCTTTGGGAAGTGGAACAATGGATAATTTCTTCCGTTTCCATAtcttacaaattttaggaaatttctaaaatatagaaaaaaacttattttcaagAAGTTACACTTTCATAAgggaaaattttttaattcaaccATGTTGACATTTCATAGAACTTTCATTTGGCGAAAAGAAGTGTATCTATTACAACATTACCATACAAACGGTATTACACAGTTTCCTACTacctgagaagagaaaaatgggcaatgggcctaatttaaccaagaaaagataaaaaattgaaACACTTTCTGTCTAATAAAAATAGCAAGGAGTTGGACTGGACAATCTCCAGGTCTACCATTCAGTGAACtgacaaagaaagggaaagacattCCCACAGTTATTTCTCCAGGGATCCTAGCAAAAGAGCATGGCCACTGATTAGCAATGTCTAAGGattttagaaatcaaaaataCACAGCTTTTCAATGCAAGGCCCTGCAAAATAAGTGTACGTGTAATTACTGATATTTGTTCAGAATATGAACAGAACTTGCATAACAGGAGTATAAATCTCCCCCAAATGACAGCACTGACAGCTTGTGATTTATACACATGGCTCATAATCCCAGACATTACTACTCTGGGATATCCTTTGGCAAGATAGGAGTTGAGAAATGCGATTTCTTCTTGGGTCTATTTCagtaagagaaaaatacacaTGCGAAGGAAAAAACcaggtcttttttctttcaaaattactgTCTTTAACTATAAGCATATATTAATTATCTAGTATATTTCAGGTAACCGGTTAGAAGATAAAAGTCAGTatttgctctaaaaaaaaaaaatcaaaggaatgaaaaataaaccaaaaaacttAGCTAGTTTTGAAGATGACACACATTACATCGGAGATGATACAAGAGACTACAGAGTGAGAGCAAAGCAACATGGGAGTTCTGTGCAAGCAGCGCTTacggctggggggtgggggcagggggtgggggcaacgCAGGGCTTTAATGAGGAGCTAGAAACTCAGTGAACCTtcttggaaggaaggatggggatTGGGTAAGTGATGAGACTCAAGGACACTCCAGGAAGGTCTTCGAATGAACAGGGCTCAGACACAGAACATGGGGCACATTTAGAAGTCAATGTATGGACCAACTAGGCTACAGTGAAGGATGCaagtaggagagaaagagagtggggaaaTTAGGGAATAGTCACACCAGGGAGGAAATTTCACAGCTGACTAAAAACTTCTCATTTTATCCTATAGCACAGTGGTGACTTCCCAcgctctggagtcagacaaaaGGCTTAAACCCCAGTTTTTCTATTTAATCGCTACACGGCCTTAGGCACATgagttacttttctttctttactttttcacttccttcttttcatctttctttcttttttcaactttcATTGTGAAAATTTGCAAAGATACACGTCAAGGCAACTGTGTAATCCGTCCCACATACACATCCAcccttcccactccctcctcaACAACCTGCTTACCTACCGTATTAGGCCTGATAGGATTCAGTACCTGGGAGCACCTGGTGAAGGCATTCCTGCAGGTGGGAGGAGCTAGGAAAGGCTACCTGAGGAGGACCTCTGTGAAAGCAGTATCCACTTTAGACTTGAGATACATGGGTCCCAACCTGGGTCTCATGCTCGCTCTCAAGGGCCCGCTCCCACCCTCCTCTGGCCACTCGCCTTCCCACAGGGGAAGGAGTCCCAAGGAAAGGTCCCCACCTGGAGCCTGGGCCTCTTCACAAGCCCTGGTATGGTACCTGGAACCCAGGAATTTCCTGCCTAAACGTCTTGAGGCCGCCTCTAGGACATGCTCTACCCCCTACGCGCACCACGAAATCCTGGACGTGGGCAGGTGGTTGTTGAGAGGTGGATGCAGGTCTAAGCTCTGTGGGCTGAGGTGGCTCACATTCGTGTGAGGCCCCTGAAAGTTCTAAAGGGGAgagtagaggaagaaagaaagggtcCCCCCCTCTTGTTCCTACAGACCAGGAACCCCCATCCGGATTTCCATTCTCGCCCCATAACCCACACACGTGAAAAGCAGGCCTCTGAAAGTAAGCGCCATCTACAATTTTTCTCAGTGTTCTTGAATTTAAATGTAGACTGATGTCTTTTGTTAAAAAGTCAGCTCCTGGGACTGCTAAAGAGCGGGATGAGCATTGTGGGAGTGCCTGGGGGAATGGAGTGAAGTTTACACAAGAAACAATGAAGTTGACAGATACGATTGTCATCAGAAGAACGAGGATGCATTGAACCACGGGGCCAAAGCAGATGAACCTTCTCTTGCTGAGCAGATCTTTTCAAGGGCTTTCTCTATCAGAGAGTTAAAGCCTTATggtgtttaaaacaaaaaccacccgTGGATGTCTTTGTATGACAGAATGGTTGTTTAtgaaaaaatacttcattttggAAGGAGAGAAGTGTTATGAGAATACCTATTACATCCTAGAATTTAGCCGCTGAAGTGCAAggggggtgggagtgtgggggtgGACTGAGGGTGCTATATGTCTTACCAGGCATacacctaaagaaaaaaaaaagtagaaaaagcaaaGTAGGGCAGCCCACAACAGCAATTAGGATATTTTATTCCTGAGTGGATAATATGTGGTTTCATTTAAATAAGAACACAATCTCCATTAACTTAATTTGTAAAAGCAGTAACTCCAACACACCAGCTATCGCCCTAGTAAGGCATTTTTAGACACATCATTGCTACTTCGAAATTAAAAGTGAATCAGTCCTGTGGAGTTAATTACCAGTAAATATAACCTAAAGTAGGTCTCCCAAATGGCACTGAGCCAGCATAAGATGGTTCTCAGTGTCAACGAGAAACACTGGAAGATACCAGGTACTTGAAAAGCTAAGTTTATATATGTGGCAAATGCTTTGGGGATCAGTGGGAGAAATCATTTGCAGCCTCCAcagtgagaaacaaaaataaaggccTGATTAAAAGAAGACCTCTTTGATAGAGATTTAGGAAAGTGTCCCCCCAGCGCCGCCCCCCTAAAGGAAAATCTTCAGCTCTCTGGTGGTGTTGCAACCTATTTCCTAATTCAATTATGTTTACAGAGAGGAAATcatacctatttctttttaatgctggcATAAAACCCTATTTAATTATATAAGGTAGAAATAActtgagaaacaaaaaataaaattaaatagagcCAGAACAAAGAAGTGGCTCTCCTCGCTAGTGCTTTGGAATACAGTGTCCTCTGTTAGAGTGTTCTCAAGGGAATATGCAAGAAGaccagagacagaaggaaaaaaactcaGAGAAATCGTTGTCTGAACTTTAATTAAACATTTGaatcataattaaatatttgactCAAGGAAAACGGGAATAGACGAAACCTTAGTGAGAGAGAAATGGTACGTGCACGAAGGGGAGAGATTAATAAAATGCCTGCTGATCTATTATTGGTAATGAacacatctgttttgttttaccaCAAACATGTCTTAGTTTCCTGCAACTCCCATAATTACTCAAATGCACGCAGGTTCCCACTATCCTAACTTAGGATGTGCAAGAGTGCAGCAGAGCAAGCTGTTCGTGCTCTGAACTACACAGGTAATTGAGGTTGTTTGGCCCCAGATTTGATGTAGTTAGCAGTCATAATGCTAATAGATGGTTATCTTAAAttacttctttccctttttaattttataaagtgaTTTCACATGATTTTGCATTTCagctatttctaaataaatttagtaaaccAAAGACAAGCCTcaaatcatacattttaaaacagattcCCATTTGAACTGTTTGCTATATATAACTGAGTTTATTACACCTCCTTCAACAGACACAATATTAATGTTGAGTGTCATGGTATTATATATACGAACACAAAAAACAGTGTTGCTTTCTAATGTGTGGCTTGTCTAAACCCTAAAAGAGCACAGGCTGCTTTGCAGAGCCAAAACCCATTATTATTGATCCATCTTGACTGTGGTTCCTTTTGCAAGGTAAAGTCCCAGCTGGGAGTTTCTCATGAATTGGGTCAAGACAAGAACCATAGGTAGCCAGGGTATCTCCGTGTCTCTTTTCAAATAATTGAAGGCCACTTCTTCTGGTGTCTGGAAGAAGTAACATGTCCTTGTCTAATGGGTATTGCTTTAGTATATACCACATGCCCAGTAAGTTCTAGCATCTAGGAGCATGCAATAGCAGCTAAGGTTAGCTATGCAGTTATGGTATTATTAGTGTTTAATTATATCATGTGCattgagatattttaaatgttaaagagaaaacagaaggacTTATTCTCCTTAGCAACCATTATAGTACAGAATGTTCAAAGCTGCAATCACACTCATAAGGCAAGTAAACTGATTACGAAATGAAGGTAGCAACAAGTGTGCATGCTATAGAAAACATGAAACTGGTACCTAAAATAGATAACCCccttatttgttttcaaaattccaTTGCTGGCTCAGACCATCAATCAGCACAATGGGAAATTTTCACTTTAACACCTAAGGCCGATGTTCAGTCTTAGAAGTGCAAAAACAGGTGTAAAGTAAGAAAtctgtttcctcttttctcaCTGGCTAGGATTCTATCTCATTCGGCAATGATTTGACTTTATAAAAACCCTTTTAAGAATAAAGGGCTTGAGGTCTTAATGGCAACTCACACTGGTGTGCACATCTGTGGCTTCATTCTTCAGGTTAATACAAAGGCTAAATCATAAGAGAAGCATCATCAAAGATAAGTTACTTCCTAAAATACTTCTTAAATCTTATTTCCTTCATCAATATTATTTCCTTTGGCTTATGCACACTCGAGGCGCTTCATCTATATTATATGTAAGACGATGAAGGTGGAAACTGTAATACGTTATCAAAGCTCTTTTCCAAAACAGTGCTGAAATAAATTAAcctgttcttttaaaatgtcagagTAGCAAGTTCTTGAAGTTTCCGGTGTTTTGACTTTAGGATTTctctaaaacacagaaacaaaggcTGAAACCAGGTGGCTGTTCAAAATGACTTCGGGGACCCCATTTAGGGAGAGACCTTGGTTCACAGGCATCCCACTGGGGTCGCAGGCGAAATCTTCGCCCCGATTTATCGGGCTCGGCCTGCAGCAGTCTTCGTTCAGACAGGGGGTACTTTACAAGGGCAGGAGGAGATGCTGACCAAGGACGTGGGAAGCCGGGATGCCTGCTTCCCTCGGGCCCTGGCCGGGTCACCAGTGCTGGCCGGCGGCGCGGGTGCCCAGCTGCGCCTGGGACACCGCGGGCACAGCCGTGGCGGCCACAGCAGCGGCCGCCGCGTCGCCGACGCCGGGCAGGACGGAGCGCACGGAGCGCCGGAACTCCTCGTTCCTCCACGTGTAGAGCAGCGGGTTGAGCGCGGACAGGGCGCAGCACAGGAGCCAGCTGGCCGCCTGCACGCCCCAGGGCACGGGCAGCGAGAAGCCGCTGGCCAGGCTCACCCACACGAGCGGCTGCGTGGCCAGCAGGAAGACGCAGCAGAGCAGCAGCACCGACAGGCCACTGAGACGCCGCTGCGCCCGGCGCGGGTGCAGCGCGGGCGGCAGGGGCTGGGCCTGCGCCGGGTGCGCCGCACCCCCCGGGCCCGgcgcgtgcggggcggccgggaaggcggcggcggcggcggcgcagcCGGGGAGCTGGTGCAGCAGGTGGAAGTTGAGGACGCTGACCCGCTTGACGCTGACGCGCACGCGGCGCACGATGCCCAGGTAGCAGTGCAGCAGCAGCGCCGTCTGCGCCAGCAGCGCCGCGGCTGCCAGCAGCGCCGGGTAGTGGACGCGCGGGGGCGCGGTGCCGGGCCGCGGCGCCCAGGGCGGGAGCAGCAGCACGAGGCCCAGGGCGAGCGCCCAGGAGAGCGCCAGCATGCCCGCCGTGTGGCGCCGCTGGTACAGCGCCTGGTAGGTGGCAGGCGCCCGGGTGATGAGCAGGTAGCGGTTCAGGGCCACCAGGCAGTGGGACAAGAGGGACACGGTGAGCCCAAGGCCTAGCAGCCCGCCCCGCAGCAGGCGGTAGCTGCCGCCGGCGCCGTCCCAGTCGGCCGGGGGCTCCGCCGAGCCGGTGGGCAGGAGCCCGAGCACCGCCTCCTGCGGCATCCAGAGGGCGCAGACGCTGAGGTCCGCGGCGCAGCCGTTCACGATGAAGGCGTTGCTGGTGGTCTGCAGCTTTCGGAAGGACGACACGAGATAGATGACCATGCCGTTGGCCAGCGTGCCCCCAATGGCCAGGCCCGAGTACAGAAGGGACACCGGGATGCGCCGGCCCGCCCACGACTCCTCTTCCTCGCAGAGCAGCAGTAGCGATCCCCCGGTGGTGGAGGAGGTGGACGTGGAGGAGGAGTTGGTCATTCTGGCCAACTCTTCACACCTCGCTTGCTAGCATCAGCTTCTCACAGCGTGGCCCATGCTGACACCCGCCTGCCGGGAGGGCAGAGACATCCCTTCAGCCCTCTGCCACAGACACAAAAGGCTGAAGCAGAAtaatgggctgggggagggggagaaagggagctCGAGGAGGACGGGGGTGGCAGATGACAGGTGCCTGCCTCAGAAATGTCTCCAGTGCCAGGGGAAAGACCTCTTTGCATTCACCAGGCACCAGGGAAGCCCAAGCCTTGGGACAGAGCAATACCAAGAGTCTTCTCTactccccccaaacacacacacacacacacacacacacacgcacacgcacacgcagtTGGGAATATTGCCGGATGGAGCCCCTAGTTTCCAGGAGAAAGCAGAGATATCCCAGTTGGGGAAAATGCCAGGGGAGAGAGATTGGGGGATACCTTACTTTTGGGCTGGTCCTTAGCTGACAGTAGCAGAGGCAGGGATGCCAGGAAATACCTCCTCACAGCAGCATCTGTGGTCCCAAAATCAACAGGAGAAACTCAGCTGGGATCAGTGCCAGGAGCAAGTGATCGCTTCTCCCAAGCAGCGTCCACACACATGGTCCTAGGCAGAAATCAGCAGCTGCGGGGAGGCTTCTCAGCtggcagcagggctggggaaAGTAAAGTGGCAGGCTGCAAGCCCAGAAGGGTGGGCAGgcagggagcagaagcagggatGCTTGGCTGCAAAAGCAGAAGCTGAGCTCACGAGGAGAGCACCCTGTGCTCAGAAGCAAGAGTGGTGGCTGATGTGGTGAACCCACACGAAGCTCTCTCGTGCTCAGTTATACATCACCCAGGGAAAAGGCAGCCTCTCCACGCTTGGCATGAATTATTCAATAGCTTCTATcttgtgaaaggaaaaaaatatcttgttCAGAAAGTCCTGTAATTAACAAGTTTCTCTgtcttgtctcttttctctttctctcaatcacCTTATTTTTCaccctgcttcatttttctttccttcgtttttttttcttctcatccgTGTTCGAATAAAATTTAATATGCTCCTAATATATTTCATCCTAGCCTTATGCATTCTGTAGGCAAGATTTTTCTGAGGGACGAATATACTCCCAATACCCAGGACTGATCTCTTCCATCCCACACTTACAGAGAGaattactttgtattttaaatgaaattcattttttctttggtaAGATGGGACATGTGTAATTATCCACAGAAAACCCCAAGTCTCCATTTAAatcataattttgattttattctcaTTGCCAAACTCCTTTCTGGAGTTTGGCTTACGTTCAGGAATGAAATGGTTAGAGGGTAAAAATGAAATGGTCAGATTAAAAGCAGGTGtcggggagaaagaaagaaatctgaaaaatccACAGTGTCAGTGACAAAGACGGCTCTTTACTTGAGAACTTTTTATTTGGTGGTCTGTCTTAGATGGAGATCTGCAGTCAGATGTTGGAAACTTCTTTGCCGCAAGCTCTTATTTAATCATTCCGCATGGGAAACTTTCCATAAAAGCCGTCCCCCCCCCCACGCCAATAAATCAATTTTCACTGTGaaaatcatttatttgaaaactgaACTCGGTATAGAATATGGTAACATGGCATAATGGAAAAAATGCTTGGTGGGGTTTCGGGACACCTGAGTTCTAAACGGAGCATCTACCTACCGGCCTTGCGATGGGTCGTTTTGTCATCTTGTCAAAAAAGAAGCTTTCACTCTCTGACTTCCAAGGCCATTTCTTTTCAAACTTCCTGTGAATCGCCGCACATAAATTTAACGTTTCTCCTCCCTAGTTCTGACACTGAAAGGAACCTACTCTGCCTAATGCGTGCTCTAGTCCTGGATCCTACAGCCTGAGTCCTTTCCTGGCTGTCCCCTGGGTAACATTTCAGAATGGAGCGCAAGAcgccctccctctgctttcctctctccctttcaaagAACGGTAGTAGTTAATGACCGCTAACAACTCTAATGGGGTTCGAGGTAAGCCTGACTTGATAGGTTTAGCCCTTTTAGGCAGTAATTAAGTGGAATGAGTTGAGTCAGGGATTAAAGAGAAGAACCAGAGATTTGCTTTTCCGAGGACTGAAAGGTTCAGATACCAAGTTCATTGATGTTGAAGATAATTTGCCATTGTCCTTTGCCTGTGGTCATTTGTCTTTACTGAGTCTCTGAGTTCATCAAGCACAGCACGCCTGAAAGAGATTCCTCTAATTATTTAGAGTTAAAATTTgttgttgaaataaaaatttcctctCGGCTCAatcgtcaagcatctgccttcagctcaggtcgtgatcccagcatcctgggctcaagccctgcatcaggctccctgctcagtggggagcccgcttctccctctcctgcttcccctgcttgtgctctctctctgttaaataaataaataaaatattttttaaaaattctaaataaataaatacatgaataaaaatttcCTCTCACACCAAGGcgttatttaaattccaggttcCTGGGCCCAGCTGCCACCTTATATGTTGCCTGTGGGACCGAGCAAGATCCCTGCTGAGAGGCTCTCACCATGCAGTCACTCACATTTCTGTCAAGACCTTGCCTTCCGCAGCCCTGGCCTGGCAGGGGGcaggtttttgtttgtatttggtgtgggttttgttttaagC
The nucleotide sequence above comes from Ursus arctos isolate Adak ecotype North America unplaced genomic scaffold, UrsArc2.0 scaffold_12, whole genome shotgun sequence. Encoded proteins:
- the GPR88 gene encoding probable G-protein coupled receptor 88, with the translated sequence MTNSSSTSTSSTTGGSLLLLCEEEESWAGRRIPVSLLYSGLAIGGTLANGMVIYLVSSFRKLQTTSNAFIVNGCAADLSVCALWMPQEAVLGLLPTGSAEPPADWDGAGGSYRLLRGGLLGLGLTVSLLSHCLVALNRYLLITRAPATYQALYQRRHTAGMLALSWALALGLVLLLPPWAPRPGTAPPRVHYPALLAAAALLAQTALLLHCYLGIVRRVRVSVKRVSVLNFHLLHQLPGCAAAAAAFPAAPHAPGPGGAAHPAQAQPLPPALHPRRAQRRLSGLSVLLLCCVFLLATQPLVWVSLASGFSLPVPWGVQAASWLLCCALSALNPLLYTWRNEEFRRSVRSVLPGVGDAAAAAVAATAVPAVSQAQLGTRAAGQHW